Proteins from a single region of Betaproteobacteria bacterium:
- a CDS encoding dodecin domain-containing protein, translating to MTVARITEISSVSTKSFEDAIIQGVERANKTLKNLKGAWVKDQEVNIDNGKISGYKVILKVTFVLTD from the coding sequence ATGACCGTCGCGCGAATCACCGAAATCAGCAGCGTCAGCACGAAGAGCTTCGAAGACGCCATCATCCAGGGTGTCGAGCGCGCCAACAAGACGCTGAAGAACCTCAAGGGCGCCTGGGTGAAGGATCAGGAAGTGAACATCGACAACGGCAAGATCAGCGGCTACAAGGTAATCCTCAAGGTTACGTTCGTTCTGACCGATTGA